The Ranitomeya imitator isolate aRanImi1 chromosome 6, aRanImi1.pri, whole genome shotgun sequence genome window below encodes:
- the FZD8 gene encoding frizzled-8, whose protein sequence is MERRRVLEIYPLLLLLNAAVSRLPRAQGAAAKELTCQEITVPLCKGIGYNYTYMPNQFNHDTQDEAGLEVHQFWPLVEIHCSPDLKFFLCSMYTPICLEDYKKPLPPCRSVCERARAGCAPLMRQYGFAWPDRMRCDRLPQQGSSDTLCMDYNRTDLTTVAPSLPEQPQRPPKAPTHGHKGKARVEPPRTKPRAPAGCEPGCQCRAPMVQVSNERHPLYNRVRTGQIPNCAMPCHNPFFTPEERTFTNFWIGLWSVLCFASTFATVSTFLIDMERFKYPERPIIFLSACYLLVSAGYLVRLIAGHEKVACNREHELEHIHYETTGPALCTLVFLLIYFFGMASSIWWVILSLTWFLAAGMKWGNEAIASFSQYFHLAAWLVPSIKSIVVLALSSVDGDPVAGICYVGNQNLENLRGFVLAPLVIYLFIGSMFLLAGFVSLFRIRSVIKQGGTKTDKLEKLMIRIGIFSVLYTVPATIVVACFFYEQHNRQGWEAAHNCNSCLPELAQARRPDYAVFMLKYFMCLVVGITSGVWIWSGKTLESWRAFCTRCCWRSKATGGSMYSDVSTGLTWRSGTASSVSYPKQMPLSQV, encoded by the coding sequence ATGGAGAGACGCCGTGTGCTGGAGATctacccgctgctgctgctgctgaacgccGCTGTGTCCCGGCTCCCCCGTGCGCAGGGCGCCGCAGCCAAGGAGCTGACCTGCCAGGAGATCACGGTGCCCCTGTGCAAGGGCATCGGCTACAACTACACCTACATGCCCAACCAGTTCAACCACGACACCCAGGACGAGGCCGGCCTGGAGGTGCACCAGTTCTGGCCGCTGGTGGAGATCCACTGCTCCCCGGACCTGAAGTTCTTCCTGTGCAGCATGTACACTCCCATCTGCCTGGAGGACTACAAGAAGCCGCTGCCCCCGTGCCGCAGCGTGTGTGAGCGGGCGCGGGCCGGCTGTGCGCCTCTCATGCGGCAGTACGGCTTCGCCTGGCCGGACAGGATGCGCTGTGACCGGCTGCCCCAGCAGGGGAGCTCCGACACCCTGTGCATGGACTACAACCGGACCGACCTGACCACGGTGGCCCCCAGCCTTCCAGAGCAGCCACAGCGCCCCCCTAAAGCGCCGACACATGGGCACAAGGGGAAAGCACGCGTGGAGCCTCCGAGGACCAAGCCCAGAGCCCCTGCTGGCTGTGAGCCAGGGTGCCAGTGCAGGGCACCCATGGTGCAGGTGTCCAATGAAAGGCACCCACTCTACAACCGTGTGAGGACCGGGCAGATCCCTAACTGTGCCATGCCATGCCACAACCCCTTCTTTACCCCGGAGGAGAGGACCTTCACCAACTTTTGGATTGGACTTTGGTCTGTCCTTTGCTTTGCCTCCACCTTTGCCACCGTGTCCACCTTCCTGATAGACATGGAGCGTTTCAAGTACCCAGAGCGGCCCATCATCTTCCTGTCAGCCTGCTACCTGCTGGTGTCTGCTGGGTACCTGGTGAGACTGATTGCTGGGCACGAGAAGGTGGCATGCAACCGGGAGCACGAGCTGGAGCACATCCACTATGAGACTACAGGGCCTGCCCTCTGTACCCTGGTCTTCCTGCTCATCTACTTCTTTGGCATGGCCAGCTCCATCTGGTGGGTTATCCTATCCCTTACCTGGTTCTTAGCAGCTGGCATGAAATGGGGCAATGAAGCCATAGCTAGCTTCTCACAATACTTCCACCTGGCGGCTTGGTTGGTACCTAGCATTAAGTCTATAGTTGTGTTGGCTCTCAGCTCCGTAGATGGTGACCCAGTGGCTGGCATCTGTTATGTTGGCAACCAAAACCTGGAAAATTTGAGGGGCTTTGTTTTGGCACCCTTAGTCATCTACCTCTTCATTGGCAGCATGTTCTTGCTGGCCGGATTTGTGTCCCTTTTCAGGATCCGCAGTGTCATCAAACAAGGTGGCACCAAGACTGACAAACTGGAGAAACTTATGATCCGGATAGGGATATTCAGCGTGCTCTACACTGTGCCAGCTACCATTGTGGTGGCATGCTTCTTCTATGAACAGCACAATCGCCAAGGCTGGGAAGCAGCTCACAACTGCAACTCTTGCCTACCTGAACTGGCACAGGCACGCCGGCCAGACTATGCAGTCTTTATGCTCAAGTACTTTATGTGCCTGGTGGTGGGCATCACCTCTGGGGTTTGGATCTGGTCTGGGAAAACTTTGGAGTCCTGGCGAGCTTTCTGTACCCGCTGCTGCTGGAGAAGCAAAGCAACTGGTGGGTCCATGTACAGTGATGTCAGCACTGGGTTGACCTGGAGGTCTGGCACTGCCAGCTCAGTGTCCTACCCGAAACAGATGCCCTTATCTCAGGTCTAA